In one Streptomyces sp. T12 genomic region, the following are encoded:
- a CDS encoding MmcQ/YjbR family DNA-binding protein, which produces MPDAEDVRRIALSLPDTTEKIAWSMPTFRVAGKMFATLPEDETSLAVRCPKEERDELVLAEPEKFWIADHEAQFAWVRARLAAIEDEDELRDILADSWRQAAPSRLLDAHPELGLPG; this is translated from the coding sequence ATGCCGGATGCCGAAGACGTACGCCGTATCGCCCTTTCTCTGCCGGACACGACGGAGAAGATCGCCTGGAGCATGCCCACGTTCCGGGTCGCGGGCAAGATGTTCGCCACGCTGCCCGAGGACGAGACCTCCCTCGCGGTGCGCTGTCCCAAGGAGGAGCGCGACGAACTCGTCCTGGCCGAGCCGGAGAAGTTCTGGATCGCCGACCACGAGGCGCAGTTCGCCTGGGTGCGGGCCCGGCTCGCCGCCATCGAGGACGAGGACGAACTGCGCGACATCCTCGCCGACTCCTGGCGCCAGGCCGCACCGTCGCGCCTGCTGGATGCGCACCCCGAGTTGGGCCTGCCCGGATAA
- a CDS encoding glycine C-acetyltransferase: protein MFDSVRDDLRATLDEIRSAGLHKPERVIGTPQSATVGVTAGGRPGEVLNFCANNYLGLADHPEVIAAAHEALDRWGYGMASVRFICGTQEVHKELEARLSAFLGQEDTILYSSCFDANGGVFETLLGPEDAVISDALNHASIIDGIRLSKARRLRYANRDLADLESQLKEAQSARRRLIVTDGVFSMDGYVAPLREICDLADRYDAMVMVDDSHAVGFVGPGGRGTPELHGVMDRVDIITGTLGKALGGASGGYVAARAEIVALLRQRSRPYLFSNTLAPVIAAASLKVLDLLESADDLRVRLNENTALFRRRMTEEGFEILPGEHAIAPVMIGDAAKAGRLAELLLERGVYVIGFSYPVVPQGQARIRVQLSAAHSTDDVNRAVDAFVAARAELEA, encoded by the coding sequence ATGTTCGACTCCGTGCGCGACGACCTGCGCGCCACCCTCGACGAGATCCGCTCCGCCGGCCTGCACAAGCCCGAGCGTGTGATCGGCACCCCGCAGTCCGCGACCGTCGGCGTCACCGCGGGCGGCCGCCCGGGCGAGGTCCTCAACTTCTGTGCCAACAACTACCTCGGCCTCGCCGACCACCCCGAGGTGATCGCCGCCGCCCACGAGGCACTGGACCGCTGGGGCTACGGCATGGCCTCGGTCCGCTTCATCTGCGGCACGCAGGAGGTGCACAAGGAGCTGGAGGCGCGGCTGTCCGCCTTCCTCGGCCAGGAGGACACGATCCTGTACTCCTCCTGCTTCGATGCCAACGGCGGCGTGTTCGAGACGCTGCTCGGCCCGGAGGACGCGGTGATCTCCGACGCGCTGAACCACGCGTCGATCATCGACGGCATCCGCCTGTCCAAGGCCCGCCGCTTGCGCTACGCCAACCGCGATCTGGCCGACCTGGAAAGCCAGTTGAAGGAGGCGCAGTCCGCGAGGCGCCGGCTGATCGTCACCGACGGTGTCTTCTCCATGGACGGCTATGTGGCCCCGCTGCGCGAGATCTGCGACCTCGCCGACCGCTACGACGCCATGGTCATGGTCGACGACTCGCACGCCGTCGGCTTCGTCGGCCCCGGCGGCCGCGGCACGCCCGAGCTGCACGGCGTCATGGACCGCGTCGACATCATCACCGGCACCCTCGGCAAGGCACTCGGCGGCGCGTCCGGCGGCTACGTGGCGGCCCGGGCCGAGATCGTCGCCCTGCTCCGCCAGCGCTCGCGGCCGTACCTCTTCTCGAACACGCTGGCCCCGGTGATCGCGGCGGCCTCGCTCAAGGTTCTCGACCTGCTGGAGTCCGCGGACGACCTGCGCGTGCGGCTGAACGAGAACACCGCGCTGTTCCGCCGCCGGATGACCGAGGAGGGCTTCGAGATCCTCCCCGGCGAGCACGCCATCGCGCCCGTGATGATCGGCGACGCGGCCAAGGCGGGCCGACTGGCGGAGCTGCTGCTGGAGCGGGGTGTGTACGTGATCGGCTTCTCGTACCCGGTCGTGCCGCAGGGCCAGGCCCGCATCCGTGTCCAGCTGTCCGCCGCGCACTCGACGGACGACGTCAACCGTGCCGTCGACGCCTTCGTCGCGGCCCGGGCGGAACTGGAAGCCTGA
- a CDS encoding LysR family transcriptional regulator, with product MIEARRLHILRAVADHRTVTAAAAALYLTPSAVSQQLTALEQETGHRLVERGAKGVRLTPAGEILLSHTNAVLAQLERAEAELAAYSSGAAGTVTVASFATGIALVVAPAVARLAGTSPGIRIRVQDAEGDASLPMVLDRQVDIAVAVEYRGAPPADDPRLAHVPLYAEPFDAVVPVSHRLADAAEVPLSELAKDSWIGPYPGNPCHDVVVLACENAGFLPRLEHSSDDFRAVVALASADAGVALVPRSALRGMDLTGVVVRPVDGVAPTRRVFAAVRRGAEEHPLIRPVLEALEEVAGE from the coding sequence ATGATCGAAGCGCGGCGGCTCCACATCCTCCGTGCGGTGGCCGACCACCGTACGGTGACGGCGGCTGCCGCCGCGCTGTATCTGACCCCGTCGGCGGTCTCCCAGCAGCTCACGGCCCTCGAACAGGAGACGGGCCACCGCCTGGTGGAGCGCGGCGCCAAGGGCGTACGGCTCACCCCCGCCGGCGAGATCCTGCTCAGCCACACCAACGCGGTCCTCGCCCAGCTGGAGCGCGCGGAGGCCGAGCTCGCGGCGTACAGCTCGGGCGCGGCCGGCACGGTCACGGTCGCCTCCTTCGCGACCGGCATCGCCCTGGTCGTCGCACCGGCGGTGGCCCGCCTCGCCGGGACGTCCCCCGGTATCCGCATCCGCGTCCAGGACGCCGAGGGCGACGCCAGCCTGCCGATGGTGCTGGACCGGCAGGTCGACATCGCGGTGGCCGTCGAGTACCGGGGGGCACCGCCCGCCGACGACCCACGCCTGGCCCACGTACCGCTGTACGCCGAGCCCTTCGACGCGGTCGTCCCGGTGAGCCACCGGTTGGCCGACGCGGCCGAGGTCCCGCTCTCCGAGCTGGCCAAGGACTCGTGGATCGGCCCGTACCCCGGTAACCCCTGCCACGACGTGGTCGTCCTGGCCTGCGAGAACGCCGGATTCCTGCCCCGCCTCGAACACTCCTCGGACGACTTCCGCGCCGTCGTCGCCCTCGCCTCGGCCGACGCGGGAGTGGCGCTCGTACCGCGCTCGGCGCTGCGCGGCATGGACCTCACGGGCGTCGTCGTCCGGCCCGTGGACGGGGTGGCGCCCACGCGCCGAGTCTTCGCGGCCGTACGGCGAGGTGCCGAGGAGCACCCGCTGATCCGGCCGGTGCTGGAGGCGCTCGAGGAGGTGGCGGGGGAGTGA
- a CDS encoding GNAT family N-acetyltransferase → MIVTRLDEAQLLDRIEELADLLVDTVQDGASVGFLAPLDRTAAMAWWKERAAGVGAGRLAVWVAQEGGRTVGTVSLDFPDKPNSRHRAELVKLMVRRDARGQGLGRRLLTTAEEAAIGAGVTLLHLDTETDSLAERLYDSAGWTRAGVIPDYAASPAGVLRPTTIYYKYL, encoded by the coding sequence ATGATCGTGACGCGACTGGACGAGGCCCAACTGCTGGACCGGATCGAGGAGTTGGCCGACCTGCTGGTGGACACCGTGCAGGACGGTGCCTCCGTCGGCTTCCTCGCCCCTCTCGACCGTACGGCGGCCATGGCCTGGTGGAAGGAGCGCGCGGCCGGCGTCGGCGCCGGGCGGCTGGCCGTGTGGGTGGCGCAGGAGGGCGGGCGAACCGTCGGCACGGTCAGCCTGGACTTCCCCGACAAACCGAACAGCCGCCACCGGGCCGAACTGGTCAAGCTGATGGTGCGCCGGGACGCGCGGGGACAGGGCCTCGGCCGCAGACTCCTGACGACCGCCGAAGAGGCGGCGATCGGCGCCGGTGTCACCCTCCTCCACCTGGACACCGAGACCGACAGCCTCGCCGAGCGCCTGTACGACTCGGCCGGCTGGACCCGGGCCGGGGTGATCCCCGACTACGCGGCGAGCCCGGCCGGAGTTCTGCGGCCCACGACGATCTACTACAAGTACCTGTGA
- a CDS encoding amidohydrolase family protein, which produces MSATGPVHETLAALPLVDHHCHGVVTADLDRDGFESLLTEGGPWPGISPFDTPAGVAVRRHCAPLLDLPRHAPADAYLTRRAELGAHEVNRRFLTATGTGTFCVDTGYTPHRITTPAELAETADATAYEVVRLETVAEAVVAEGVEPDAYATAFRTAAEEAVRRPGVVAVKSVAAYRTGFDLDPAPPSAAEVTEAARHWPANGGRLADPVLVRHLLWTAVDLGLPLQLHTGFGDNDIRLHRVDPTHLTDWLHLTKGTVPVLLLHCWPYQRQAAYLAAVFEQVYLDVGLTLHHVGPARSGAILAEALEITPFRKLLYSSDAYGLAEFYRLGALAFRRGLGDLLQDRVDADELSLPDALRIAAWTAGDNARRLYGLPAPEPVPTPTPATEPRQPRD; this is translated from the coding sequence ATGAGCGCCACAGGGCCGGTCCACGAGACGCTCGCCGCGCTGCCGCTGGTGGACCATCACTGCCACGGGGTCGTCACCGCCGACCTGGACAGGGACGGCTTCGAGTCCCTGCTCACCGAGGGCGGGCCCTGGCCCGGCATCTCGCCCTTCGACACCCCGGCCGGCGTGGCCGTACGCCGCCACTGCGCACCCCTGCTCGATCTGCCGCGCCACGCCCCCGCCGACGCCTACCTGACCCGGCGCGCGGAGCTCGGCGCGCACGAGGTGAACCGCCGGTTCCTGACCGCCACCGGAACCGGGACGTTCTGCGTCGACACCGGGTACACCCCGCACCGCATCACCACACCCGCGGAACTGGCGGAGACCGCCGACGCGACCGCGTACGAGGTGGTGCGACTGGAAACGGTCGCCGAAGCGGTAGTGGCCGAGGGAGTCGAGCCGGACGCCTACGCCACCGCCTTCCGCACGGCCGCCGAGGAGGCCGTACGACGTCCGGGCGTGGTGGCCGTGAAGTCGGTGGCCGCCTACCGCACCGGCTTCGACCTGGACCCGGCACCCCCCTCGGCGGCGGAGGTCACCGAGGCGGCCCGGCACTGGCCGGCGAACGGCGGCCGGCTGGCCGACCCGGTCCTCGTACGGCACCTGCTGTGGACGGCGGTCGACCTGGGACTCCCCCTGCAGCTGCACACCGGATTCGGCGACAACGACATCCGCCTGCACCGGGTGGACCCCACCCACCTGACGGACTGGCTGCACCTCACCAAGGGCACGGTCCCCGTCCTGCTCCTGCACTGCTGGCCGTACCAGCGCCAGGCCGCCTACCTGGCAGCGGTCTTCGAGCAGGTGTACCTGGACGTGGGCCTCACCCTGCACCACGTCGGCCCCGCCCGGTCCGGGGCGATCCTGGCGGAGGCGCTGGAGATCACGCCGTTCCGCAAGCTGTTGTACAGCTCCGACGCGTATGGTCTGGCCGAGTTCTACCGGCTCGGCGCACTGGCGTTCCGCCGCGGCCTGGGCGACCTGCTCCAGGACCGGGTGGACGCCGACGAACTGAGCCTGCCGGACGCGCTGCGGATCGCGGCGTGGACGGCCGGCGACAACGCCCGCCGCCTCTACGGACTTCCCGCCCCCGAACCCGTCCCCACGCCCACCCCTGCCACAGAACCCCGTCAGCCCCGCGACTGA
- a CDS encoding helix-turn-helix domain-containing protein: MKHADDDADPSAVDTRLGARLAELRAEHGWSLGELAERTGISRSTLSRAERAEISPTASLLNRLCHVYGRTMSQLLSEVESEPALLVRTAEQPVWEDRASGFVRRSVSPPHAGLRAELVEGRLIGGADIAYDRPPVPGLEQHIWVLEGELGVTVQEAEHRLGAGDCLRMRVWGPTRFRCAGPEAVRYVLAVVLP; this comes from the coding sequence ATGAAACACGCGGACGATGATGCAGACCCGAGCGCGGTCGACACCCGCCTCGGCGCCCGCTTGGCCGAGTTGCGGGCCGAACACGGCTGGTCCCTCGGCGAGTTGGCGGAACGCACCGGCATCAGCCGCTCGACCCTGTCCCGGGCCGAGCGGGCGGAGATCAGCCCCACCGCCTCGCTCCTGAACCGCCTGTGCCACGTCTACGGCCGCACCATGTCCCAACTGCTCAGCGAGGTCGAGTCCGAGCCCGCGCTGCTGGTGCGGACGGCCGAACAGCCGGTGTGGGAGGACCGCGCCTCCGGATTCGTACGACGGTCCGTGTCGCCGCCGCACGCCGGGCTGCGCGCCGAACTCGTCGAGGGGCGGCTCATCGGGGGCGCCGACATCGCCTACGACCGGCCGCCCGTACCGGGGTTGGAACAGCACATCTGGGTGCTGGAAGGGGAGCTCGGCGTGACGGTTCAGGAGGCCGAGCACCGCCTCGGAGCCGGGGACTGTCTGCGGATGCGGGTGTGGGGGCCGACGCGGTTCCGGTGCGCGGGGCCCGAAGCGGTGCGGTACGTGCTGGCGGTGGTGCTGCCATGA
- a CDS encoding NUDIX hydrolase family protein has protein sequence MTETTPGWLSPDELEMARARMPILYVEAVPVRVDDSGEVTSIGLLLRIGADGTVSRTLVSGRVLHHERVRDALLRHLEKDLGPMALPRVPTSLQPFTVAEYFPTQGMTPYHDPRQHAVSLAYVVPVTGDCRPRQDALDLVWFSPQEALSPAVQSEMPGGHGVLLKQALAHVGCVI, from the coding sequence ATGACCGAAACCACGCCCGGCTGGCTGTCCCCCGACGAGCTGGAGATGGCACGCGCGCGCATGCCGATCCTGTACGTCGAGGCCGTACCCGTGCGCGTCGACGACAGCGGCGAGGTCACCAGCATCGGCCTCCTGCTGCGCATCGGAGCGGACGGAACGGTCAGCCGGACCCTGGTCTCCGGCCGCGTGCTGCACCACGAGCGCGTCCGTGACGCCCTCCTGCGCCACCTGGAGAAGGACCTCGGCCCGATGGCGCTCCCGCGCGTCCCGACCTCCCTGCAGCCGTTCACCGTCGCGGAGTACTTCCCGACGCAGGGCATGACGCCGTACCACGACCCGCGCCAGCACGCGGTGTCCCTCGCCTACGTCGTCCCGGTCACCGGCGACTGCCGCCCCCGCCAGGACGCCCTCGACCTGGTCTGGTTCAGCCCGCAGGAGGCCCTGTCACCGGCGGTGCAGAGCGAGATGCCGGGCGGCCACGGGGTGCTGCTGAAGCAGGCGCTGGCGCATGTGGGCTGCGTGATCTGA
- the tdh gene encoding L-threonine 3-dehydrogenase produces MKALVKEKAEPGLRLADVPEPAVGPGDVLIKVLRTGICGTDLHIQAWDGWAQKAIRTPLVVGHEFVGEVVETGRDVADIAVGDRVSGEGHLVCGKCRNCLAGRRHLCRATIGLGVGRDGAFAEYVALPAANVWVHRVPVDLDVAAIFDPFGNAVHTALSFPLVGEDVLITGAGPIGLMAAAVARHAGARHVVITDVSEERLELARKIGVSLALNVSQASIADGQRELGLREGFDIGLEMSGRAEAMRDMIANMTHGGRIAMLGLSAQEFPVDWARIVTSMITVKGIYGREMFETWYAMSVLLEGGLDLAPVITGRYGYRDFEAAFADAASGRGGKVILDWTA; encoded by the coding sequence TTGAAGGCGCTGGTCAAGGAGAAAGCGGAGCCCGGGCTCCGGCTCGCGGACGTCCCGGAACCGGCCGTCGGCCCCGGTGATGTACTGATCAAGGTGCTGCGCACCGGCATCTGCGGCACCGATCTGCACATCCAGGCGTGGGACGGCTGGGCCCAGAAGGCGATCCGCACCCCGCTCGTGGTCGGGCACGAGTTCGTCGGCGAGGTCGTGGAGACCGGCCGTGACGTCGCGGACATCGCCGTGGGTGACCGGGTGAGCGGTGAGGGCCATCTCGTCTGCGGCAAGTGCCGCAACTGCCTCGCCGGACGGCGCCACCTGTGCCGGGCCACCATAGGCCTCGGCGTCGGCCGCGACGGTGCCTTCGCCGAGTACGTCGCTCTGCCCGCCGCCAACGTCTGGGTGCACCGCGTGCCGGTCGACCTCGACGTCGCAGCGATCTTCGACCCGTTCGGCAACGCCGTGCACACCGCGCTGTCGTTCCCGCTGGTCGGCGAGGACGTCCTGATCACGGGCGCCGGTCCGATCGGCCTGATGGCGGCGGCGGTGGCCCGGCACGCGGGTGCGCGCCATGTCGTGATCACCGACGTGAGCGAGGAACGGCTGGAGCTGGCCCGCAAGATCGGCGTGAGCCTCGCGCTGAACGTGTCGCAGGCGAGCATCGCCGACGGACAGCGTGAACTCGGCCTGCGCGAGGGCTTCGACATCGGCCTGGAGATGTCCGGCCGCGCCGAGGCCATGCGCGACATGATCGCCAACATGACGCACGGCGGCCGTATCGCCATGCTCGGCCTGTCCGCGCAGGAGTTCCCGGTCGACTGGGCCCGGATCGTCACCTCGATGATCACTGTCAAGGGCATCTACGGCCGCGAGATGTTCGAGACCTGGTACGCGATGTCCGTCCTGCTGGAGGGCGGCCTCGACCTGGCCCCCGTGATCACCGGCCGGTACGGCTACCGCGACTTCGAGGCGGCGTTCGCCGACGCGGCGAGCGGCCGCGGCGGCAAGGTCATCCTCGACTGGACCGCGTAA
- a CDS encoding Gfo/Idh/MocA family protein — MTDLRLGALGFGLRGSLAHTAHRPGHGSRVTVVADPDPARRDDAAARIPGVHTVDDHRKVIDAPDVDAVLVLTPDHTHADLACEALRAGKPVFVEKPLDITVERCDRILRTAHETGTRLYVGHNMRHMPVVRLMRHIVERGEIGEVKTVWVRHFVGYGGDWYFKDWHAERRYTTGLLLQKGAHDIDVLHWLAGGYTRRVQAFGDLMVYGDNPHRRAPGEPKAADWYTEDGHWPPHTQRALNPTIDVEDVSLVNMCLDNGVLAAYQQCHFTPDYWRNYTVIGDAGRLENFGDGHGAVVRVWNSRRSVHRAQADAEYPVADAVQDTDTGHGGADPLIIDEFLRFVREGGRTDTSPVAARMAVAAGFGATESLRTGGVVCEVPPLDPELIAYFEGGQRG, encoded by the coding sequence ATGACCGACCTGCGTCTCGGCGCCCTCGGCTTCGGCCTGCGCGGCTCCCTCGCCCATACCGCGCACCGCCCCGGCCACGGCTCTCGCGTGACCGTCGTCGCCGACCCCGACCCGGCGCGACGGGACGACGCCGCGGCCCGTATTCCCGGCGTGCACACGGTCGACGACCATCGCAAGGTGATCGACGCACCGGACGTGGACGCCGTGCTCGTCCTCACTCCGGACCACACCCACGCCGACCTCGCCTGCGAGGCCCTGCGTGCGGGCAAGCCCGTGTTCGTCGAGAAGCCCCTGGACATCACCGTCGAGCGCTGCGACCGCATCCTGCGCACCGCGCACGAGACCGGGACGCGGCTGTACGTCGGGCACAACATGCGGCACATGCCGGTGGTCCGGCTGATGCGCCACATCGTCGAACGCGGCGAGATCGGCGAGGTCAAGACAGTCTGGGTGCGCCACTTCGTCGGCTACGGCGGCGACTGGTACTTCAAGGACTGGCACGCCGAACGCCGGTACACCACCGGCCTGTTGCTGCAGAAGGGCGCCCACGACATCGACGTACTGCACTGGCTCGCGGGCGGGTACACGCGCCGCGTGCAGGCGTTCGGCGACCTCATGGTGTACGGCGACAACCCACACCGACGGGCGCCGGGCGAGCCGAAGGCGGCCGACTGGTACACGGAGGACGGCCACTGGCCGCCGCACACCCAGCGGGCGCTCAACCCCACCATCGACGTCGAGGATGTGTCGCTGGTCAACATGTGCCTGGACAACGGGGTGTTGGCCGCCTACCAGCAGTGTCACTTCACCCCCGACTACTGGCGCAACTACACCGTCATCGGTGACGCGGGCCGTCTGGAGAACTTCGGGGACGGGCACGGGGCAGTGGTGCGGGTGTGGAACTCCCGGCGCTCCGTCCACCGCGCACAGGCCGATGCGGAGTATCCGGTGGCGGATGCCGTGCAGGACACGGACACCGGGCACGGCGGCGCCGATCCGCTGATCATCGACGAGTTCCTGCGGTTCGTACGGGAGGGAGGGCGCACCGACACCTCGCCGGTGGCCGCCCGGATGGCGGTGGCGGCCGGGTTCGGGGCGACCGAGTCGCTGCGGACGGGAGGAGTCGTATGCGAGGTGCCACCGCTGGACCCCGAGCTGATCGCGTACTTCGAGGGCGGGCAGCGGGGGTGA